The Takifugu rubripes chromosome 7, fTakRub1.2, whole genome shotgun sequence genome has a segment encoding these proteins:
- the ifnlr1 gene encoding interferon lambda receptor 1 isoform X1: MNMWILNAVILSLFCSAVCLSTENESVYFISKNFNNTLHWIAVDPARPGENITYKYSVEYKKHADGEEYRKKAGCQNITALLCDLTEETPAIRDGHYWARVFVNGELHGCTKTRFTPLAHTTFGPPTLSINSTASALHVHAIPPLGPNGESIRDIVARSTEGLVETQLLYTLEITDPQSAVQVKTNTTGQFILNLKNNNKYCGHVSYRPTAKWGRSTSEKTPFCSKLPANPLDFLPWLLFTAVFLLALLLMSFVCVCKYVKGVKSVSTPSVLIISKTPTKVLQPQNKANSISELVVYVGSAKRETAAIHLKHSVPSASLGGYSPQDIPCQICQDNSAQSSVSYGAVVVHDPTEDQGAIKNPGRSNKLNSSLEECGSDHAITSVIASHTGSPLSVQDSPDSDPSRPLLLHTERDSGGNLVLPFPSFQFQSSTATLQRRPLLSDLIDSTMAQPSLSSFLILDGAESECDDGIVTSPTQTYYNSHYHQPHAGIPSPHQANLNSSSTDGRVESCYMQNWIPEVNVETVAMHSDFDRRTDYPCTWNGLKREEVETEEDEKELESFSLREHFLGNWAVQVHY, translated from the exons ATGAACATGTGGATCTTGAACGCCGttattctctctctgttttgttCTG CAGTTTGTCTGTCGACTGAAAATGAATCAGTGTATTTTATCTCCAAAAACTTTAACAACACCCTCCACTGGATCGCCGTGGATCCTGCCAGACCAGGAGAAAATATCACCTACAAGTACAGCGTGGAATACAAGAA ACATGCTGATGGGGAAGAATACCGGAAAAAAGCAGGCTGCCAGAATATCACCGCGCTTCTCTGTGACCTGACTGAAGAAACCCCAGCGATTCGTGATGGACACTACTGGGCCCGGGTGTTTGTTAATGGTGAACTTCATGGCTGCACCAAGACCAGATTCACGCCTTTAGCTCACA CAACCTTTGGGCCACCCACCTTGTCTATAAATTCGACTGCGTCAGCACTGCATGTGCACGCCATCCCGCCTCTGGGGCCAAATGGAGAATCCATTCGTGACATCGTTGCACGCAGCACGGAAGGGCTGGTTGAAACCCAGCTTCTCTATACCTTAGAAATCACAGATCCACAATCGGCAGTACAG gttaAGACAAACACAACTGGTCAGTTTATCCTCAacctaaaaaacaacaacaaatactGTGGTCATGTGTCATACAGACCTACAGCAAAATGGGGTCGGTCAACGAGTGAGAAGACCCCGTTCTGCAGCAAACTGCCAG CCAACCCCCTGGATTTTTTGCCATGGCTCCTCTTTACGGCTGTCTTCCTGCTGGCCCTCCTCCTAATGtcatttgtgtgcgtgtgcaagtACGTAAAGGGTGTCAAATCAGTCAGCACGCCATCGGTTTTG ATCATTTCTAAAACTCCGACCAAAGTGCTGCAGCCTCAGAATAAGGCCAACAGCATCTCCGAATTGGTGGTGTACGTGGGCAGTGCCAAAAGGGAAACTGCAGCCATCCACCTGAAGCATAGTGTGCCCTCGGCCAGTCTTGGTGGTTACTCTCCTCAAGACATTCCATGTCAAATCTGCCAAGACAACAGCGCCCAGTCCTCAGTGAGCTACGGTGCTGTGGTGGTCCATGATCCCACTGAAGATCAAGGTGCCATTAAAAACCCTGGAAGAAGCAACAAGCTGAATTCTTCATTGGAAGAATGTGGAAGCGATCATGCGATTACTTCAGTGATAGCGTCACATACGGGATCACCGCTATCTGTTCAGGACAGTCCGGACAGCGACCCAAGCAGGCCGCTACTGCTGCACACGGAGCGGGACTCGGGCGGAAACCTCGTTCTGCCTTTTCCCTCATTTCAGTTCCAGAGCAGCACAGCCACCCTTCAGAGAAGACCTCTCCTCTCCGACCTCATAGACTCCACTATGGCGCAACCATCGTTGTCGTCATTTCTGATTTTAGACGGCGCAGAGTCAGAATGCGATGACGGCATTGTAACATCGCCAACACAAACGTACTACAACAGCCATTATCACCAGCCGCATGCTGGGATTCCCAGTCCCCACCAGGCAAATCTCAACTCCTCATCCACTGATGGTAGAGTTGAATCATGTTACATGCAAAACTGGATACCTGAAGTCAATGTTGAGACTGTGGCCATGCACAGCGATTTTGACAGAAGGACAGACTATCCTTGCACTTGGAACGGTCTCAAACGAGAGGAAGTTGAGACAGAGGAAGACGAAAAAGAGCTGGAAAGTTTTTCTCTCAGGGAACATTTTCTGGGAAATTGGGCGGTACAGGTTCATTATTAA
- the ifnlr1 gene encoding interferon lambda receptor 1 isoform X2, whose amino-acid sequence MNMWILNAVILSLFCSVCLSTENESVYFISKNFNNTLHWIAVDPARPGENITYKYSVEYKKHADGEEYRKKAGCQNITALLCDLTEETPAIRDGHYWARVFVNGELHGCTKTRFTPLAHTTFGPPTLSINSTASALHVHAIPPLGPNGESIRDIVARSTEGLVETQLLYTLEITDPQSAVQVKTNTTGQFILNLKNNNKYCGHVSYRPTAKWGRSTSEKTPFCSKLPANPLDFLPWLLFTAVFLLALLLMSFVCVCKYVKGVKSVSTPSVLIISKTPTKVLQPQNKANSISELVVYVGSAKRETAAIHLKHSVPSASLGGYSPQDIPCQICQDNSAQSSVSYGAVVVHDPTEDQGAIKNPGRSNKLNSSLEECGSDHAITSVIASHTGSPLSVQDSPDSDPSRPLLLHTERDSGGNLVLPFPSFQFQSSTATLQRRPLLSDLIDSTMAQPSLSSFLILDGAESECDDGIVTSPTQTYYNSHYHQPHAGIPSPHQANLNSSSTDGRVESCYMQNWIPEVNVETVAMHSDFDRRTDYPCTWNGLKREEVETEEDEKELESFSLREHFLGNWAVQVHY is encoded by the exons ATGAACATGTGGATCTTGAACGCCGttattctctctctgttttgttCTG TTTGTCTGTCGACTGAAAATGAATCAGTGTATTTTATCTCCAAAAACTTTAACAACACCCTCCACTGGATCGCCGTGGATCCTGCCAGACCAGGAGAAAATATCACCTACAAGTACAGCGTGGAATACAAGAA ACATGCTGATGGGGAAGAATACCGGAAAAAAGCAGGCTGCCAGAATATCACCGCGCTTCTCTGTGACCTGACTGAAGAAACCCCAGCGATTCGTGATGGACACTACTGGGCCCGGGTGTTTGTTAATGGTGAACTTCATGGCTGCACCAAGACCAGATTCACGCCTTTAGCTCACA CAACCTTTGGGCCACCCACCTTGTCTATAAATTCGACTGCGTCAGCACTGCATGTGCACGCCATCCCGCCTCTGGGGCCAAATGGAGAATCCATTCGTGACATCGTTGCACGCAGCACGGAAGGGCTGGTTGAAACCCAGCTTCTCTATACCTTAGAAATCACAGATCCACAATCGGCAGTACAG gttaAGACAAACACAACTGGTCAGTTTATCCTCAacctaaaaaacaacaacaaatactGTGGTCATGTGTCATACAGACCTACAGCAAAATGGGGTCGGTCAACGAGTGAGAAGACCCCGTTCTGCAGCAAACTGCCAG CCAACCCCCTGGATTTTTTGCCATGGCTCCTCTTTACGGCTGTCTTCCTGCTGGCCCTCCTCCTAATGtcatttgtgtgcgtgtgcaagtACGTAAAGGGTGTCAAATCAGTCAGCACGCCATCGGTTTTG ATCATTTCTAAAACTCCGACCAAAGTGCTGCAGCCTCAGAATAAGGCCAACAGCATCTCCGAATTGGTGGTGTACGTGGGCAGTGCCAAAAGGGAAACTGCAGCCATCCACCTGAAGCATAGTGTGCCCTCGGCCAGTCTTGGTGGTTACTCTCCTCAAGACATTCCATGTCAAATCTGCCAAGACAACAGCGCCCAGTCCTCAGTGAGCTACGGTGCTGTGGTGGTCCATGATCCCACTGAAGATCAAGGTGCCATTAAAAACCCTGGAAGAAGCAACAAGCTGAATTCTTCATTGGAAGAATGTGGAAGCGATCATGCGATTACTTCAGTGATAGCGTCACATACGGGATCACCGCTATCTGTTCAGGACAGTCCGGACAGCGACCCAAGCAGGCCGCTACTGCTGCACACGGAGCGGGACTCGGGCGGAAACCTCGTTCTGCCTTTTCCCTCATTTCAGTTCCAGAGCAGCACAGCCACCCTTCAGAGAAGACCTCTCCTCTCCGACCTCATAGACTCCACTATGGCGCAACCATCGTTGTCGTCATTTCTGATTTTAGACGGCGCAGAGTCAGAATGCGATGACGGCATTGTAACATCGCCAACACAAACGTACTACAACAGCCATTATCACCAGCCGCATGCTGGGATTCCCAGTCCCCACCAGGCAAATCTCAACTCCTCATCCACTGATGGTAGAGTTGAATCATGTTACATGCAAAACTGGATACCTGAAGTCAATGTTGAGACTGTGGCCATGCACAGCGATTTTGACAGAAGGACAGACTATCCTTGCACTTGGAACGGTCTCAAACGAGAGGAAGTTGAGACAGAGGAAGACGAAAAAGAGCTGGAAAGTTTTTCTCTCAGGGAACATTTTCTGGGAAATTGGGCGGTACAGGTTCATTATTAA